Proteins encoded together in one Amblyomma americanum isolate KBUSLIRL-KWMA chromosome 1, ASM5285725v1, whole genome shotgun sequence window:
- the LOC144120976 gene encoding endothelin-converting enzyme 2-like: MAGEGCEAPSTTSGGLDRRQRAVALGHLLSSLLGVALTLSAITIGLSVLRHQRGSEGSGVFGMGRSSWNTCNSKLCMAHFRRLKDSLNRSTAPCGDIYRFACGAWHPRAAKSETVFRDLLAVAQQDTIRYLEAVNDASNKMVLPTGKVLLPDSRPVLRINRAERAYQVCLHSGSSTKDAALLTEFLADRSLSWPERTTAPAQPLDVLLDLDINWNLGLWFSVRVSPIPGRNQRQVRVGSGIVSYDWKRALDSMVTRGVYKARVRRFHDALRARSFAAMSDKEMEELRRYESTIVGALCGSVSGGQNELAFPLKQMQNLATHRLATAQWDTLLNWQLNKALRVTEADRVIATNVKLLQAVDYLLSSLPAEVVLHQLARSLVQMIGWMADSALPGRPTAYEMEDMRSADCFWVTHRAFGVTHLSGYINTTYPLHWRSSVDAILMTITQTAINFFLKTSWIHAESRAAAVDKLRRMNTSLWPSDSYLNASEVAAILENFPEPREDGAVLRYWLDALSARRALLGRQWDLADAFYPGDLQPPRALFCYHYYLNELAVSLHALRSPLFVEGVGLAVNMGGLGAHYAVALARAFDPRGVLLDGRGSTSGLWWGKSSYRDYERRTACPATAASGAEGGVQAFEGVAAIEIAYQAFNASRSIADLGTRTHQRRRIFLGLSEDQAFIVAFCQASCARGPSERQELSCTLPLKNFREFATAFTCPVASPMNPALRCGFFEASDQRAARKNGGESEDAGKTASTNASANVGADGAVTSWTRPPARQSGSDDQDPLTLATTGLAGHMVRQPPVL, encoded by the coding sequence ATGGCTGGCGAAGGCTGCGAGGCGCCTTCGACGACGAGCGGAGGACTAGACCGGCGCCAAAGGGCGGTGGCTCTAGGTCACCTCCTGTCATCATTACTGGGAGTAGCACTGACGCTCAGCGCCATCACCATCGGCCTGTCTGTGCTCCGTCATCAGAGAGGCTCCGAAGGAAGCGGCGTCTTTGGCATGGGACGCAGCTCGTGGAACACCTGCAACTCCAAGCTCTGCATGGCGCACTTCCGTCGCCTCAAGGACTCCCTGAACCGGAGCACGGCCCCGTGCGGCGACATTTACCGCTTCGCGTGTGGCGCTTGGCATCCTCGCGCAGCCAAGTCAGAGACCGTCTTCCGAGACCTCCTGGCCGTGGCCCAGCAAGACACCATCCGGTACCTGGAGGCCGTGAACGACGCCTCAAACAAAATGGTGCTGCCAACCGGGAAAGTCCTTTTGCCCGATTCCCGTCCGGTACTGCGCATTAACCGAGCTGAGCGGGCGTACCAGGTCTGCCTGCACAGTGGTAGCAGTACCAAGGATGCCGCTTTGCTGACCGAGTTCCTTGCCGACCGGTCACTGTCCTGGCCTGAGCGCACTACGGCGCCCGCGCAGCCTCTGGACGTACTCCTGGACCTGGACATCAACTGGAACCTGGGCCTGTGGTTCTCGGTTCGTGTCTCACCCATACCGGGCCGCAACCAACGGCAGGTGCGCGTGGGGTCCGGTATCGTGTCCTACGATTGGAAGCGGGCTCTGGACAGCATGGTAACGCGGGGAGTGTACAAAGCACGCGTGCGTCGCTTTCACGACGCCCTTCGTGCGAGAAGCTTCGCGGCCATGAGCGACAAGGAAATGGAGGAGCTGCGCCgttatgagtcaacgatcgtcggTGCCCTGTGCGGCTCGGTGTCTGGTGGCCAGAACGAACTGGCCTTCCCGCTGAAGCAGATGCAGAATTTGGCCACTCATCGCCTGGCCACCGCCCAGTGGGACACTCTCCTCAACTGGCAGCTCAACAAAGCTCTCAGAGTGACCGAGGCTGACCGCGTCATCGCCACGAACgtgaagctgctgcaggcagtcgACTATCTGCTGAGTTCGCTTCCTGCTGAGGTGGTGCTACACCAGTTGGCAAGGTCGCTGGTGCAGATGATCGGATGGATGGCCGACTCGGCACTTCCGGGTCGACCCACGGCGTACGAGATGGAAGATATGCGGAGCGCCGACTGTTTCTGGGTCACACACAGAGCGTTCGGAGTAACCCACCTCTCCGGCTACATAAACACTACCTACCCGCTTCACTGGCGCTCCTCAGTGGACGCCATTCTGATGACCATCACTCAGACGGCCATCAACTTCTTCCTGAAGACATCTTGGATCCACGCtgagagccgagcggccgccgtcGACAAGCTGCGCCGCATGAACACCTCCCTCTGGCCTTCCGACTCCTACCTCAATGCATCGGAGGTGGCCGCCATATTGGAGAACTTCCCTGAGCCCAGAGAGGACGGTGCTGTGTTGCGGTACTGGCTTGACGCGTTGTCGGCTCGCCGAGCGCTCCTTGGCAGGCAGTGGGATTTGGCCGACGCCTTCTACCCTGGAGacttgcagccgccgcgggcccTGTTTTGCTACCACTATTACCTAAACGAGCTGGCTGTCTCGCTGCACGCGCTGCGCAGCCCGCTGTTCGTGGAGGGAGTGGGCCTCGCTGTGAACATGGGAGGCCTCGGAGCCCACTACGCCGTTGCCCTGGCCCGGGCGTTCGACCCACGAGGCGTCCTCCTGGACGGTCGCGGTTCCACCTCCGGTCTTTGGTGGGGAAAGTCATCGTACCGGGACTACGAGCGGAGGACAGCGTGCCCAGCGACTGCCGCCAGTGGAGCCGAAGGAGGTGTGCAGGCCTTCGAGGGGGTCGCTGCCATCGAGATAGCGTACCAGGCCTTCAACGCGTCGCGCTCTATCGCCGACCTGGGTACGCGGACGCATCAGAGGCGGCGCATTTTCCTTGGCCTGTCAGAGGATCAGGCCTTCATCGTCGCCTTCTGCCAAGCGTCCTGCGCGCGCGGGCCCAGCGAGCGACAGGAGCTGTCCTGCACACTGCCGCTGAAGAACTTCCGCGAGTTCGCCACCGCATTTACGTGTCCCGTGGCCTCGCCCATGAATCCAGCGCTACGGTGCGGCTTCTTCGAGGCCAGTGACCAGCGGGCTGCCCGTAAAAATGGAGGTGAGAGTGAAGATGCCGGTAAAACTGCGTCTACGAATGCGAGTGCGAATGTTGGTGCTGACGGCGCAGTGACGTCCTGGACGAGGCCACCGGCACGCCAGAGTGGCAGTGACGACCAGGATCCGTTGACACTGGCGACGACGGGTCTCGCGGGGCATATGGTTCGACAGCCCCCAGTTTTATGA